In Kocuria turfanensis, a single genomic region encodes these proteins:
- a CDS encoding Na+/H+ antiporter subunit E, translating into MKWLTWPFRLIGFLLWYAWALVLSNVAVTQDVFTPGQRSSPIVVRYRTRCRSEFETVLLSVLISLTPGTLTLATVARSRNGADGGEDGGEDGTGEYDVFVHAMYSDGPQDARSSLQEMETHMLNGIRVDGAPR; encoded by the coding sequence GTGAAGTGGCTGACCTGGCCGTTCCGGCTGATCGGTTTCCTGCTCTGGTACGCGTGGGCGCTGGTCCTCTCCAACGTGGCGGTGACCCAGGACGTGTTCACCCCCGGTCAGCGCTCCTCGCCCATCGTGGTGCGCTACCGCACCCGGTGCCGCAGCGAGTTCGAGACCGTCCTGCTCAGCGTGCTCATCTCGCTGACGCCGGGCACACTGACCCTGGCCACCGTGGCCCGGTCCCGGAACGGCGCGGACGGCGGCGAGGACGGCGGCGAGGACGGCACGGGGGAGTACGACGTCTTCGTGCACGCCATGTACTCGGACGGACCGCAGGACGCACGGTCGAGCCTGCAGGAGATGGAGACGCACATGCTGAACGGCATCCGAGTGGACGGGGCGCCCCGATGA
- a CDS encoding MOSC domain-containing protein, with protein MTAHVRSVNVGRAEENPARSSLPTGIRKRPVAGPVEIREPGPRKGGLGSGLAGDFIGNSTYHGGTDQAVYAFAREELDHWARELGRELPDGSFGENLTLSGVDVDGARLGEVWRIGDVLLQVTDARIPCGTFRGVMQVRGWLRRFTERGRSGAYLKVLAPGTVRAGQAVDLVRRPEHGVGVTDAFRAQTTERERLPELLQAGEDLCEQLRRRIEKERRAEARRAQRQGVS; from the coding sequence GTGACCGCCCACGTCCGCAGCGTCAACGTCGGCCGGGCCGAGGAGAACCCCGCCCGCTCCTCCCTGCCCACGGGCATCCGCAAGCGCCCGGTGGCGGGTCCCGTGGAGATCCGCGAACCGGGCCCGCGCAAGGGCGGTCTGGGCTCCGGGCTGGCCGGGGACTTCATCGGCAACAGCACCTACCACGGCGGCACGGACCAGGCCGTCTACGCGTTCGCGCGCGAGGAGCTGGACCACTGGGCGCGGGAACTGGGCCGGGAGCTGCCCGACGGCTCCTTCGGGGAGAACCTCACGCTCTCCGGCGTCGACGTCGACGGCGCCCGGCTGGGCGAGGTCTGGCGGATCGGGGACGTGCTGCTGCAGGTGACCGACGCGCGCATCCCCTGCGGCACGTTCCGCGGGGTGATGCAGGTGCGCGGGTGGCTGCGGAGGTTCACCGAGCGCGGCCGCTCGGGGGCCTACCTCAAGGTGCTCGCACCGGGCACGGTGCGGGCCGGGCAGGCGGTCGACCTGGTCCGCCGGCCCGAGCACGGGGTGGGCGTGACGGACGCCTTCCGCGCCCAGACCACCGAGCGGGAGCGCCTGCCGGAGCTGCTGCAGGCGGGGGAGGACCTGTGCGAGCAGCTGCGCCGGCGGATCGAGAAGGAGCGCCGCGCGGAGGCCCGCCGGGCGCAGCGGCAGGGCGTCAGTTGA
- a CDS encoding DUF421 domain-containing protein — MLDDVLARLGVDAPGALAVVLSAVGIYLAFLLMVRLLGQRVLSRLSTFDAVVAVMLGAVAGRAVLGDTPTLAAGVLGLGTLFALEAGFGRLRSGIRVSALMNNRAVLLMAGDRVLEANLRRVHVVEAELFGALRAAGVRHPAEIACVVFEASGTISVLRRGTPLDPRLLAGVRDGHLVPRELLAVTPPDAAPPRPPGR, encoded by the coding sequence GTGCTCGACGACGTCCTGGCGCGCCTCGGGGTGGACGCCCCGGGCGCGCTCGCGGTGGTGCTCTCGGCCGTGGGCATCTACCTGGCGTTCCTGCTCATGGTGCGCCTGCTCGGGCAGCGCGTGCTCTCCCGGCTGTCCACCTTCGACGCGGTCGTGGCGGTGATGCTCGGGGCCGTGGCCGGGCGCGCGGTGCTCGGGGACACGCCCACCCTCGCCGCCGGCGTGCTCGGGCTCGGCACGCTCTTCGCCCTGGAGGCCGGGTTCGGCCGGCTCCGCTCCGGGATCCGGGTGTCCGCGCTGATGAACAACCGGGCCGTGCTGCTGATGGCCGGCGACCGGGTGCTGGAGGCCAACCTGCGCCGGGTGCACGTGGTGGAGGCCGAGCTCTTCGGCGCCCTCCGGGCGGCCGGGGTGCGCCATCCCGCCGAGATCGCGTGCGTGGTCTTCGAGGCCTCGGGCACGATCAGCGTGCTCCGGCGCGGCACGCCGCTGGACCCGCGGCTGCTGGCGGGGGTGCGGGACGGGCACCTGGTGCCGCGGGAGCTGCTGGCGGTCACCCCTCCGGACGCCGCTCCTCCCCGTCCGCCAGGGCGTTGA
- a CDS encoding monovalent cation/H+ antiporter complex subunit F, whose product MIGVLFGVLVLAASVLVAGIRMFRGPNDANRAIAADLLFFAVVGLIALFGVLAMSPPVFDLVLVATLVGFLATLSLARALTKGRR is encoded by the coding sequence ATGATCGGCGTCCTCTTCGGCGTGCTGGTGCTCGCCGCCTCCGTCCTCGTCGCCGGGATACGGATGTTCCGCGGCCCCAACGACGCCAACCGGGCCATCGCCGCCGACCTGCTGTTCTTCGCCGTGGTGGGGCTCATCGCGCTGTTCGGCGTCCTGGCGATGAGCCCGCCGGTCTTCGACCTGGTGCTCGTCGCCACCCTCGTGGGCTTTCTGGCGACCCTGTCCCTCGCCCGCGCGCTGACCAAGGGGAGGCGATGA
- a CDS encoding DoxX family protein, translated as MSTTSAPERATASRSSAPAGVAAASAGPTLGLTVLRVVLGLTFLLHGRQKVGEWTLAGTQASFAQMGVPLAEVAAPAVAVLELVGGALLVLGLGTRVVAALLTLTMLGALVLVHLPAGFFAADGGFELVLLLGAGTLLLALTGAGRWSVDHVLAAKRRAAARA; from the coding sequence ATGTCCACGACGTCCGCGCCCGAGCGCGCCACCGCCTCCCGTTCCTCCGCCCCGGCCGGGGTCGCCGCCGCGAGCGCCGGCCCCACCCTCGGCCTGACCGTCCTGCGGGTCGTCCTCGGCCTCACCTTCCTGCTCCACGGCCGGCAGAAGGTCGGCGAGTGGACCCTCGCCGGCACCCAGGCCTCGTTCGCCCAGATGGGCGTGCCGCTGGCCGAGGTCGCGGCCCCGGCCGTCGCCGTGCTCGAGCTCGTCGGCGGGGCGCTGCTGGTCCTCGGCCTGGGCACCCGGGTGGTCGCCGCCCTCCTGACCCTCACCATGCTGGGAGCCCTCGTCCTCGTCCACCTGCCCGCCGGCTTCTTCGCAGCCGACGGCGGGTTCGAGCTCGTCCTGCTGCTCGGCGCGGGCACGCTGCTCCTGGCCCTCACCGGTGCCGGGCGCTGGTCGGTGGACCACGTGCTCGCCGCGAAGCGCCGGGCCGCCGCGCGCGCCTGA
- a CDS encoding monovalent cation/H+ antiporter subunit D family protein — MTADLIPFFVIVPLLAAGVLVLAGNSQRIGKAGLLAVLGADVVWAVWLLATLLDGDTVLAHRIGLWPTGVAIPFAADLFTALMLTVTGFVTLVTCWFGVVSGQAEKRYFGPLVLVLTAGCNGALLTADLFNLFVFVEVMLLPSYALIILAHRGRGRLMQVTSSRIYVSVNLLASTIFLAGVGLVYGTAGTVNVGELAGRAAESTAVAVSVAVVLSALAVKAAVVPVHGWLARTYPFMSPTVTALFSGLHTKVAVYAIYRIYAVIFDGMAQYLWIGVVVFSASMVIGVLGAVGERDARAILAYSTVSQIGYILLGVALFGVVGLTAGIFYLLHHTVVKVSLFLSTGAVELAYGRHPLGEVTGLLRREPLTAVVFFVAALSLTGIPPFSGFVAKLALILAALEEQQLAAALVAVGVSLFTLLYSLKIWGRMFLGRPEDSSSEVVAAVGTKERRISVALIAPALVLAVITLAFGVGGELLLGVSATAADGLVDTSAFVAAVISS; from the coding sequence ATGACCGCGGACCTGATTCCGTTCTTCGTCATCGTCCCCCTGCTGGCCGCCGGCGTGCTGGTGCTGGCCGGCAACTCCCAGCGGATCGGCAAGGCGGGGCTGCTGGCCGTCCTGGGCGCCGATGTCGTGTGGGCGGTGTGGCTGCTGGCCACCCTCCTGGACGGCGACACCGTGCTGGCCCACCGCATCGGACTCTGGCCCACCGGCGTCGCCATCCCGTTCGCGGCCGACCTGTTCACCGCGCTGATGCTCACCGTGACCGGCTTCGTGACCCTGGTCACCTGCTGGTTCGGGGTGGTCTCGGGGCAGGCGGAGAAGCGCTACTTCGGCCCGCTGGTGCTCGTGCTCACCGCGGGCTGCAACGGGGCCCTGCTCACGGCGGACCTGTTCAACCTCTTCGTGTTCGTCGAGGTCATGCTCCTGCCGTCCTACGCGCTGATCATCCTCGCCCACCGCGGGCGGGGACGACTGATGCAGGTCACGTCCTCGCGGATCTACGTGAGCGTCAACCTGCTGGCCTCCACGATCTTCCTCGCGGGCGTGGGGCTGGTCTACGGCACGGCGGGCACCGTGAACGTCGGCGAGCTGGCGGGCCGGGCGGCGGAGTCCACCGCCGTGGCGGTGTCGGTGGCGGTGGTCCTCTCCGCCCTGGCGGTCAAGGCGGCCGTGGTGCCCGTGCACGGCTGGCTGGCCCGCACATACCCCTTCATGTCGCCCACCGTCACCGCGCTGTTCTCAGGGCTGCACACGAAGGTCGCGGTCTACGCGATCTACCGGATCTACGCCGTGATCTTCGACGGCATGGCGCAGTACCTGTGGATCGGGGTCGTGGTGTTCTCCGCGAGCATGGTGATCGGTGTCCTCGGCGCCGTGGGAGAGCGGGACGCCCGCGCGATCCTCGCCTACTCCACGGTCAGCCAGATCGGCTACATCCTGCTGGGCGTCGCCCTGTTCGGCGTCGTGGGCCTCACCGCGGGCATCTTCTACCTCCTGCACCACACGGTGGTGAAGGTCTCCCTGTTCCTGTCCACCGGAGCGGTGGAGCTCGCCTACGGGCGCCACCCGCTGGGCGAGGTCACGGGACTGCTCCGGCGGGAACCGCTCACCGCCGTGGTGTTCTTCGTCGCGGCCCTGTCCCTGACCGGCATCCCGCCGTTCTCGGGGTTCGTGGCCAAGCTGGCGCTGATCCTGGCGGCGCTGGAGGAACAGCAGCTCGCCGCCGCCCTCGTGGCGGTGGGGGTCAGCCTCTTCACCCTGCTGTACTCGCTCAAGATCTGGGGCCGGATGTTCCTGGGGAGGCCGGAGGACTCGTCGAGCGAGGTCGTCGCCGCCGTGGGCACGAAGGAGCGCCGCATCTCGGTGGCACTCATCGCCCCCGCTCTCGTCCTGGCCGTCATCACCCTCGCGTTCGGGGTGGGCGGTGAGCTGCTGCTCGGCGTCTCGGCCACGGCCGCGGACGGACTCGTGGACACCAGCGCGTTCGTGGCGGCGGTGATCTCCTCGTGA
- a CDS encoding MarR family winged helix-turn-helix transcriptional regulator, whose protein sequence is MTETRWLSPEEREAWLALVSIMFTLPGSIESQLQAEADLSLAEYLVLAMLSEAPDRRRRMSDLATATNTSQSRLSRIVARLERDDLVVRTGDEKDKRVVLAEITDRGMEKVEQVAPGHVAHVRRTVIDRLTPVQVQQLALIGRLVEDDAQGPTARGMAADQL, encoded by the coding sequence ATGACCGAGACCCGATGGCTGTCCCCCGAGGAGCGCGAGGCCTGGTTGGCGCTCGTGTCCATCATGTTCACCCTGCCCGGCAGCATCGAGTCCCAGTTGCAGGCCGAGGCCGACCTCAGCCTCGCCGAGTACCTCGTCCTGGCGATGCTCTCCGAGGCCCCGGACCGGCGGCGGCGGATGTCGGACCTCGCCACGGCCACCAACACCTCGCAGTCCCGGCTGTCGCGGATCGTGGCGCGGCTCGAGCGCGACGACCTCGTGGTGCGCACGGGCGACGAGAAGGACAAGCGCGTGGTGCTCGCGGAGATCACCGACCGTGGCATGGAGAAGGTCGAGCAGGTGGCGCCGGGCCACGTCGCCCACGTCCGCCGCACGGTGATCGACCGGCTCACCCCCGTCCAGGTCCAGCAGCTCGCCCTGATCGGGCGCCTCGTCGAGGACGACGCCCAGGGCCCGACCGCCCGGGGCATGGCCGCCGACCAGCTGTGA
- a CDS encoding cation:proton antiporter, translated as MSMEFDPIMHDTLWMSLVGQAFIVLGALVFLTATVGIITLPDLYTRSSAIATAAGIGVSFVLTGAFFFLPGVENAVKLLAAVVLQLLTSAVGSMALARSGYLIGSAVYSPTHHNELDGSGGGAAGHPGEDVRR; from the coding sequence ATGAGCATGGAGTTCGACCCGATCATGCACGACACCCTGTGGATGAGCCTCGTGGGGCAGGCCTTCATCGTCCTGGGTGCCCTGGTCTTCCTCACCGCCACGGTGGGCATCATCACGCTCCCCGACCTCTACACCCGGTCCTCGGCGATCGCCACCGCCGCGGGCATCGGCGTCTCGTTCGTCCTCACCGGGGCGTTCTTCTTCCTGCCCGGGGTGGAGAACGCGGTGAAGCTGCTCGCCGCGGTGGTCCTGCAGCTGTTGACGTCGGCGGTGGGCAGCATGGCGCTGGCCCGCTCCGGGTACCTCATCGGCTCCGCGGTGTACTCCCCGACCCACCATAACGAACTGGACGGGTCCGGCGGGGGAGCGGCCGGTCACCCGGGCGAGGACGTCCGCCGGTGA
- a CDS encoding ABC transporter ATP-binding protein, with protein MSMQNSPYMVLWRTVQGQDVKDRRINRETLRRIVTFARPHRSLLTVFLVISVLTALLGVVTPILAGDVVNAITGGDEVSVVVWLAVAIAAVAVVDAALGILNRWLSSRIGEGLILDLRTAVYEHVQRMPIAFFTRTRTGALVSRLNNDVIGAQRAFSNTLSGVVSNIVSLLLTVVVMVTISWQVTALSMLLLPIFLVPARAMGGRLARLQREAAQHNASMSTQMTERFSAGGATLVKLFGRPETESAEFARRAGRVRDIGVRVAMLQTVFVTALTLVSALALALVYGLGGAQAILGNLDAGDVVTLALLLTRLYAPLTMLANARMDIMSAVVSFERVFEILDLVPLIQERPGARALPPGPASLEFDDVRFAYPSAEEVSLASLEDVAVLDSRGGEEVLHGVSFTVLPGQTVALVGSSGAGKSTIAQLVARLYDVTSGAVRIGGTDVRDATFASLRETIGMVTQDGHLFHESIRENLTLVRPEATDEQLWDALTRARMEHVIRALPDGLDTVVGERGYRLSGGERQRLTIARLLLAAPRVVILDEATSALDSTNEAYVQAALGEAMEGRTALVIAHRLSTIRSADQILVVEGGRIVERGRHAELLASGGRYAELYETQFADQEV; from the coding sequence ATGAGCATGCAGAACTCGCCGTACATGGTCCTGTGGCGGACGGTCCAGGGCCAGGACGTCAAGGACCGCCGGATCAACCGGGAGACCCTGCGGCGCATCGTGACCTTCGCCCGTCCGCACCGCTCCCTGCTCACGGTGTTCCTGGTGATCTCGGTGCTCACGGCCCTGCTGGGCGTGGTCACGCCCATCCTGGCCGGTGACGTGGTCAACGCCATCACCGGCGGCGACGAGGTCTCCGTGGTCGTGTGGCTCGCCGTGGCCATCGCCGCGGTCGCGGTGGTCGACGCCGCACTGGGCATCCTCAACCGCTGGCTGTCCTCCCGGATCGGGGAGGGACTGATCCTCGACCTGCGCACCGCGGTCTACGAGCACGTGCAGCGGATGCCGATCGCCTTCTTCACCCGCACCCGCACCGGGGCCCTCGTCTCCCGGCTCAACAACGACGTGATCGGCGCGCAGCGGGCGTTCTCCAACACCCTCTCCGGCGTGGTCAGCAACATCGTCTCGCTGCTGCTCACCGTCGTCGTCATGGTCACGATCTCGTGGCAGGTCACGGCCCTGTCCATGCTGCTGCTGCCGATCTTCCTGGTCCCGGCCCGCGCCATGGGCGGGCGGCTGGCCCGGCTCCAGCGGGAGGCGGCCCAGCACAACGCGTCCATGTCCACGCAGATGACCGAGCGGTTCTCCGCCGGCGGCGCCACCCTCGTCAAGCTCTTCGGCCGGCCGGAGACCGAGTCCGCCGAGTTCGCCCGCCGGGCCGGCCGCGTGCGGGACATCGGCGTGCGGGTGGCGATGCTGCAGACCGTCTTCGTCACCGCGCTCACCCTGGTCTCCGCGCTGGCCCTGGCCCTGGTCTACGGGCTGGGCGGTGCGCAGGCCATCCTCGGGAACCTGGACGCCGGCGACGTCGTGACCCTCGCCCTGCTCCTCACCCGGCTCTACGCCCCGCTGACCATGCTCGCCAACGCCCGGATGGACATCATGAGCGCCGTGGTCAGCTTCGAGCGCGTCTTCGAGATCCTCGACCTCGTGCCCCTGATCCAGGAGCGGCCCGGCGCCCGGGCCCTGCCCCCCGGCCCGGCGTCGCTGGAGTTCGACGACGTCCGCTTCGCCTACCCCTCCGCCGAGGAGGTCTCCCTGGCCTCCCTCGAGGACGTCGCGGTGCTCGACTCCCGGGGCGGCGAGGAGGTGCTGCACGGGGTGAGCTTCACGGTGCTGCCCGGGCAGACCGTCGCCCTGGTGGGCTCCTCCGGCGCGGGCAAGTCCACCATCGCCCAGCTCGTGGCCCGGCTCTACGACGTCACCTCCGGGGCCGTGCGGATCGGCGGCACGGACGTGCGGGATGCGACCTTCGCCTCGCTGCGGGAGACCATCGGGATGGTCACCCAGGACGGGCACCTGTTCCACGAGTCGATCCGGGAGAACCTCACCCTCGTGCGCCCCGAGGCCACGGACGAGCAGCTGTGGGACGCCCTGACCCGGGCCCGGATGGAGCACGTGATCCGGGCGCTGCCGGACGGGCTCGACACCGTGGTCGGCGAGCGCGGCTACCGGCTCTCCGGCGGTGAGCGCCAGCGGCTGACGATCGCCCGCCTGCTGCTGGCCGCCCCGCGCGTGGTCATCCTCGACGAGGCGACCTCCGCGCTGGACTCCACCAACGAGGCCTACGTCCAGGCCGCGCTGGGCGAGGCGATGGAGGGGCGCACCGCCCTGGTCATCGCCCACCGGCTCTCGACCATCCGCTCCGCCGACCAGATCCTGGTGGTGGAGGGCGGCCGGATCGTGGAGCGCGGCCGGCATGCGGAGCTGCTGGCGTCGGGCGGGCGCTACGCCGAGCTGTACGAGACCCAGTTCGCGGACCAGGAGGTCTGA
- a CDS encoding sodium:proton antiporter, with product MALALTVGVLIGGGVFMMLRRGMVRLIIGFALLSHGVNLLIMASGGVDRRGEPLGASPDPAATADPLPQAFVLTAIVIAFAITMYMLVLAVTGDDDDDTDLELTGREMETPDLMDDPADDSADSTGTHRDAPAGTDPLGTRLEPGPGRSGRA from the coding sequence ATGGCACTCGCACTGACCGTGGGCGTGCTCATCGGGGGCGGCGTGTTCATGATGCTGCGGCGCGGCATGGTCCGGCTGATCATCGGCTTCGCCCTGCTCAGCCACGGCGTGAACCTGCTGATCATGGCGTCCGGCGGCGTGGACCGGCGGGGCGAGCCCCTGGGGGCCTCCCCGGACCCCGCGGCCACGGCGGACCCGCTGCCGCAGGCGTTCGTGCTGACGGCGATCGTCATCGCCTTCGCGATCACCATGTACATGCTCGTGCTCGCCGTGACCGGCGACGACGACGACGACACCGACCTCGAGCTCACCGGCCGGGAGATGGAGACCCCTGACCTGATGGACGACCCCGCGGACGACTCCGCTGACAGCACCGGGACGCACCGCGACGCACCCGCGGGAACGGACCCGCTGGGCACCCGCCTCGAGCCGGGCCCGGGGCGGAGTGGTCGCGCATGA
- a CDS encoding DUF4040 family protein — protein sequence MSLLVILVLTNLLAPLAGLLGRRAGRDAGWPIAAALLVLAAGLVSAWNGRADPAGVSEAVPWMPTLGISFHLRLDGLGLFFGLLVLVIGAVVIAYSARYLGRGRHAAFYSLMTFFAAAMLGLVLADDVVLLFVMWEFTTLCSFLLIARSGPHARDPAIRTFLVTFAGGLCLLVAAVAMWVATGTTRLSEILVDDVWSTSPGLAAFVAVLIALAAFTKSAQFPFHAWLPDAMVAITPVSAYLHAAAMVKAGIYLMLRFSTALSEVPVWNVLLISVGLFTALMGAVFALQRHDLKELLAYSTVSQLGFLTATIGIGTSYAVVGAVVHVAAHALFKSALFMSLGVIDHQAGSRDIRRLSGLARTMPVTAVVMTLAAVSMAGLPPLFGFVSKEAMFKAMAESPAPPAAVWLVGAVAVLAASFTFAYSARMVITIFPGRPAADPPKEASAAFLAPVALVSVAGLALGLAGVLAEPLLGAASAAVAGPDAEPHLGLWHGFAPELYMSLVVFALGGALVLARRRMDRFLDRKLSPVTGVGAVEAFRNGSVALGERVGDLTRTDAPYRHLVPPVAVLVLLTVVGVSTVDVPPLHGDVTDPLDWILLGVVLVGVLLALGVRSRIALVTIIGVVGFAVALWFFELGAADVALTQLLVEILTVVVIVLLLNRLPSTFHRTGRRRTTTAAVVAVLAGASAAVAVWALTGRRGLSDAGRYYLTEGETETGGTNVVNTILVDFRALDTLGELTVLGVAGIAIVVALESRGLLPKLHSPITEPPGSPISDAEDNTMILRVADRLLGPVIVVLSLFFLLRGHSQPGGGFIAALIGAAGIALVYLAAQDDRVSRLDLPYLKLIGAGVVVAVGVGLLGLVEGSFLRPLHFYVLDVHITTALIFDVGVYLAVVGVILAAISRLGVEEKEPPPLRRVGSTAVPTQGPRPTTTTAEPHHPSTAPLDRSRVRVLERQAGPAAGNAAGTSAGAAAERTDRHRGDDS from the coding sequence GTGTCCCTCCTCGTCATTCTGGTTCTCACCAACCTCCTGGCCCCGCTGGCCGGGCTGCTCGGCCGCCGCGCGGGCCGGGACGCGGGCTGGCCGATCGCCGCGGCCCTGCTGGTGCTCGCCGCGGGCCTCGTCTCGGCCTGGAACGGCCGCGCCGACCCGGCAGGGGTGAGCGAGGCGGTCCCGTGGATGCCCACGCTCGGGATCTCCTTCCACCTCCGGCTGGACGGCCTGGGACTGTTCTTCGGCCTGCTGGTGCTGGTCATCGGCGCGGTGGTCATCGCCTACTCCGCCCGCTACCTCGGCCGGGGCCGCCACGCGGCGTTCTACAGCCTGATGACGTTCTTCGCGGCCGCGATGCTCGGGCTCGTCCTCGCGGACGACGTGGTCCTCCTGTTCGTCATGTGGGAGTTCACCACGCTGTGCTCCTTCCTGCTCATCGCGCGCTCGGGCCCGCACGCCCGGGACCCGGCCATCCGGACGTTCCTGGTCACCTTCGCCGGTGGGCTGTGCCTGCTCGTCGCGGCGGTCGCGATGTGGGTGGCGACCGGGACGACGCGCCTCAGCGAGATCCTCGTCGACGACGTGTGGTCCACGTCCCCGGGCCTCGCCGCGTTCGTGGCGGTGCTGATCGCACTGGCGGCCTTCACCAAGTCCGCGCAGTTCCCCTTCCACGCGTGGCTGCCCGACGCCATGGTCGCGATCACTCCCGTGAGCGCCTACCTGCACGCAGCAGCCATGGTGAAGGCGGGCATCTACCTGATGCTGCGCTTCTCCACCGCCCTCAGCGAGGTGCCGGTGTGGAACGTCCTGCTCATCTCGGTGGGCCTGTTCACCGCCCTGATGGGCGCGGTGTTCGCCCTGCAGCGCCATGACCTCAAGGAGCTGCTCGCCTACTCCACGGTGAGCCAGCTGGGGTTCCTGACGGCGACCATCGGGATCGGCACCTCCTACGCCGTGGTGGGGGCCGTGGTGCACGTGGCCGCCCACGCGCTGTTCAAGTCCGCGCTGTTCATGTCCCTGGGGGTGATCGACCACCAGGCGGGCAGCCGGGACATCCGCAGGCTCTCCGGGCTGGCCCGGACGATGCCCGTCACCGCCGTCGTGATGACCCTCGCCGCGGTCTCCATGGCGGGGCTCCCCCCGCTGTTCGGCTTCGTCTCCAAGGAAGCCATGTTCAAGGCCATGGCGGAGAGCCCCGCGCCGCCGGCCGCCGTGTGGCTCGTGGGCGCCGTGGCGGTCCTGGCCGCGTCCTTCACGTTCGCCTACTCGGCCCGGATGGTCATCACGATCTTCCCCGGCCGTCCGGCCGCGGACCCGCCGAAGGAGGCCTCCGCCGCTTTCCTGGCCCCCGTGGCACTGGTCTCCGTGGCCGGTCTGGCGCTGGGTCTGGCCGGCGTGCTGGCGGAGCCGCTGCTCGGCGCCGCCTCCGCCGCCGTCGCCGGGCCCGACGCGGAGCCCCATCTGGGCCTGTGGCACGGCTTCGCCCCCGAGCTGTACATGTCCCTGGTGGTGTTCGCCCTCGGCGGCGCGCTCGTGCTGGCCCGGAGGAGGATGGACCGGTTCCTGGACCGGAAGCTGTCGCCCGTCACCGGGGTGGGTGCCGTCGAGGCGTTCCGGAACGGCTCCGTCGCTCTGGGCGAGCGGGTCGGGGATCTCACCCGCACCGACGCCCCCTACCGGCATCTGGTCCCGCCCGTGGCCGTGCTGGTGCTGCTGACCGTAGTGGGAGTGTCCACGGTCGACGTCCCGCCGCTGCACGGCGACGTGACGGACCCGCTGGACTGGATCCTGCTCGGCGTGGTCCTGGTGGGGGTGCTGCTGGCGCTGGGCGTGCGCAGCCGGATCGCCCTGGTGACCATCATCGGGGTGGTGGGCTTCGCCGTCGCGCTGTGGTTCTTCGAGCTCGGCGCGGCCGACGTGGCGCTGACCCAGCTGCTCGTCGAGATCCTGACCGTGGTGGTCATCGTGCTGCTGCTCAACCGCCTGCCGTCCACCTTCCACCGCACGGGCCGGCGGCGGACGACCACCGCGGCCGTCGTCGCGGTCCTCGCGGGCGCCTCCGCCGCCGTGGCCGTGTGGGCGCTCACCGGCCGTCGCGGGCTCTCCGACGCGGGGCGGTACTACCTCACGGAGGGCGAGACGGAGACCGGAGGCACGAACGTGGTGAACACGATCCTCGTCGACTTCCGCGCCCTGGACACGCTGGGCGAGCTCACCGTGCTGGGCGTGGCCGGCATCGCGATCGTCGTGGCCCTGGAGTCGCGCGGCCTGCTGCCCAAGCTGCACAGTCCCATCACCGAGCCGCCGGGTTCCCCGATCAGCGACGCCGAGGACAACACCATGATCCTGCGGGTCGCGGACCGCCTGCTCGGGCCGGTGATCGTCGTCCTGTCCCTCTTCTTCCTGCTCCGCGGGCACTCCCAGCCCGGGGGCGGGTTCATCGCCGCGCTCATCGGTGCCGCCGGCATCGCCCTCGTCTACCTCGCCGCCCAGGACGACCGCGTCAGCCGCCTCGACCTGCCCTACCTGAAGCTCATCGGCGCGGGAGTCGTCGTCGCGGTGGGCGTGGGCCTCCTCGGCCTGGTCGAGGGCTCGTTCCTCCGCCCGCTGCACTTCTACGTGCTCGACGTGCACATCACCACGGCGCTGATCTTCGACGTCGGTGTGTACCTCGCGGTGGTCGGCGTGATCCTCGCGGCGATCAGTCGCCTGGGGGTGGAGGAGAAGGAACCGCCGCCCCTCCGGCGGGTGGGCTCCACCGCGGTGCCGACGCAGGGTCCCCGCCCGACCACCACCACGGCCGAGCCGCACCACCCCAGCACGGCGCCTCTGGACCGCAGCAGGGTCCGGGTCCTCGAGCGGCAGGCCGGGCCCGCCGCCGGGAACGCCGCGGGAACGTCCGCCGGGGCCGCCGCCGAGCGCACCGACCGACACCGAGGAGATGATTCCTGA